A window from Scheffersomyces stipitis CBS 6054 chromosome 7, complete sequence encodes these proteins:
- the PSV2 gene encoding major coat protein/ssRNA-binding protein - IMP dehydrogenase/GMP reductase (Pichia stiptis virus 1 MCP2 1-650 aa: major coat protein 600-end: ssRNA-binding protein - IMP dehydrogenase/GMP reductase): protein MLYTGINCYSPTQEHGHTKVYLEILLRAICSDSIQSKTFEAVQSFTWLGPVRSKFAPSESSFDGLSKLFLTIDSGLCLDNIKLQAKILTGLQMSSIDDHFDEFSSTNWYDNHVSLLINILRLYILLDLAEKKGLQTGRFPPLNNKTYEVDVNNILPFPDTPVKFSWPGGSEKKGYPNFVYANDFFPTSSSPYIDLRGLDIDEARIVLFMTGEWKAQTNFKVDFNSSKLCNEIFYRYRKPINELDLWYNSDDFGMPMSHVVLSALRKYVVNNSLYYQFHIASDLISQLMLTIFPENVEGMTWLQHTAEINLPIFGSIRGRYPFLCQGETAIARPDHIKEWALFIANPYLLFSRSLVLATCFNIGLAARDFRIRNSLSSKETIEEFFLDSESFYASAISLATGSEFPKNEMTSACLFYPSLLETCGTYSVPVSSLQNQSEIIVDNCVFHDVPFVGSPYTSYPIAVFDDESPYSGKFSIPTPIRVVDNGAIYSPLDTWKLAWLCEVAGYKLHASSMKSKDEIYKHAGRSKWYSLSLNCLSIDSEGLLVTGFERINEDFIHLPNFLLPDTYPSFDIEVEVCNLFVDVKNCRESRRAISAGVSSIRWRSFGDSTPEIVKGSMKRVNGSLIATEYEREVVQGKDFE from the coding sequence ATGCTTTACACTGGTATTAATTGTTATTCCCCTACACAAGAGCATGGCCATACCAAAGTTTACTTAGAAATTCTCTTGAGAGCGATTTGTTCGGACTCTATACAAAGTAAGACATTTGAAGCTGTCCAAAGTTTTACATGGTTGGGTCCAGTTAGACTGAAGTTTGCCCCAAGTGAAAGTTCCTTCGATGGATTGAGCAAGTTATTCTTAACCATTGACAGCGGACTATGTTTGGATAATATTAAACTACAAGCGAAGATATTAACTGGCCTTCAAATGTCTAGCATAGATGACCATTTTGATGAATTTTCGTCCACAAATTGGTATGACAACCAtgtttctcttcttatTAACATATTACGTCTCTATATATTGCTCGACTTAGCAGAGAAGAAGGGTCTACAAACGGGCAGATTTCCTCCTCTTAATAACAAAACTtatgaagttgatgtcAATAATATACTTCCGTTTCCCGATACTCCTGTAAAGTTCTCTTGGCCCGGGGGGAGTGAAAAGAAAGGATATCCAAATTTTGTATATGCCAATGACTTCTTTCcgacttcatcttctccatATATTGACCTTCGTGGACTTGATATCGACGAAGCAAGGATTGTGCTATTCATGACAGGAGAGTGGAAAGCACAGACCAACTTTAAAGTGGATTTCAATAGCTCTAAGTTGTGCAATGAAATCTTTTATAGGTATAGGAAACCTATTAATGAGTTGGACTTGTGGTATAATTCTGACGACTTTGGAATGCCGATGTCTCATGTTGTTTTGTCAGCTTTACGCAAGTATGTCGTTAACAACAGCTTATACTATCAATTCCATATTGCAAGTGATCTAATTAGTCAGCTTATGCTTACGATTTTTCCTGAAAATGTAGAGGGAATGACGTGGTTGCAGCATACTGCGGAGATTAATTTGCCTATATTTGGTTCTATTAGAGGAAGATATCCTTTCCTATGTCAAGGTGAAACTGCCATAGCAAGACCAGATCACATCAAAGAATGGGCGCTATTTATCGCCAATCCGTATCtattattttcaagatcattAGTACTTGCTACTTGCTTCAATATTGGTTTGGCTGCAAGGGATTTCAGAATACGTAATAGTCTTTCACTGAAAGAAACAATCGAAGAGTTTTTCTTGGACTCTGAATCGTTTTATGCATCTGCAATAAGTCTCGCCACTGGTTCAGAATTTCCTAAGAATGAAATGACAAGTGCTTGTTTATTTTATCCTTCTCTTTTGGAAACCTGCGGCACTTATTCGGTGCCAGTGTCGCTGCTACAAAACCAATCAGAAATTATTGTAGATAATTGCGTGTTTCATGACGTTCCATTTGTCGGTTCTCCCTACACGTCATATCCAATTGCAGtgtttgatgatgaaagTCCGTACAGTGGCAAGTTCTCCATACCGACACCAATCagagttgttgataatGGAGCCATATACAGCCCTTTGGATACTTGGAAATTAGCCTGGCTCTGCGAAGTAGCTGGTTACAAACTTCATGCTTCAAGCATGAAATCTAAAGATGAAATATACAAACACGCTGGCCGCAGCAAGTGGTATTCTTTGTCTCTAAATTGCTTGCTGATTGACAGCGAAGGTTTGCTTGTTACGGGGTTTGAACGAATTAATGAGGATTTCATCCATTTGCCTAATTTCCTCCTTCCGGACACCTATCCATCTTTTGATATAGAAGTCGAGGTTTGCAATTTGTTTGTGGATGTTAAAAATTGCAGAGAAAGTAGGAGAGCCATTTCTGCAGGCGTCTCAAGCATTCGCTGGCGCAGCTTTGGAGATTCGACACCTGAAATAGTGAAAGGTTCAATGAAACGGGTTAATGGCTCATTGATTGCCACAGAATATGAACGAGAGGTAGTTCAAGGAAAAGATTTTGAGTAA
- the PSV1 gene encoding Major viral coat protein (Pichia stiptis virus 1 PsVirus1 Major viral coat protein GAG1 (MCP) similar to Saccharomyces cerevisiae virus L-A (L1) with sequence similarity to similar), with protein sequence MITALASANSTNLGFHPFHVEGHCSFLSQVEVRNGDNRRNFKPKTNFVWLGEVHGIINAREPTHFINEGTSYYKKPRLVGIDERSESQHALLVNLIRLYHLTLLNEEGDLRNVKNIRYDDGHSTAHTSWPREIGEKWNWPNSSSSEEYPEFISLDETSEQQSHSMVLDFTGLSDEEITIMWRMCSRWCQRTNFKLDFELPKLASRIYCKSSRTMPNFLEVEEVRTRNPKRIPKSSQIWDLIVKYVRRNRLESQARSSCLVISHIMLSLLPDTLEGLSFLSERVEIHLPSLFSLRQLSSDKEENERMLNDWRQIEKYPAIIFNYGLFVANCFPIGLMKRELFPTEGVHEKDLVNAMVSYATGIGVASFDNSNLFVSYPNLVDTKNRVFAVKANVEEEKGYSVENDIVSSFGFPCFGNPYLFHPLHTFKNEIEQGTPHEGEFMLKKPKIENNKCILNLIDAWSYAWTYRIGGYDCHIEIDNSHLFKAFAPNESSWTVIYLVNKKKTDNLVESKVTITKIEKRKNSFFKLQDFTKPDFSPSCVEVVVKKKYPIDTNKSVQKLQNWDNILDGAKNLKG encoded by the coding sequence ATGATTACTGCTCTAGCTTCAGCGAACTCAACAAATCTTGGCTTTCATCCTTTTCATGTTGAAGGACATTGCTCGTTTTTGTCGCAAGTGGAAGTAAGAAATGGGGATAATCGTCGAAACTTCAAACCTAAAACTAACTTTGTCTGGCTAGGCGAAGTACATGGTATAATAAATGCAAGAGAACCGACTCATTTCATCAATGAGGGTACACTGTATTACAAAAAACCGAGACTTGTAGGAATAGATGAAAGGTCAGAAAGTCAGCACGCATTGCTAGTGAATTTGATCAGACTTTACCATCTTACACTTCTTAACGAAGAAGGGGATCTAAGAAACGTAAAGAATATCAGATATGATGACGGGCACTCCACAGCACATACTTCGTGGCCCAGGGAAATTGGCgagaaatggaattggCCAAACTCTTCGTCATCCGAAGAATATCCGGAGTTCATTTCACTTGATGAAACATCGGAACAACAAAGCCATTCAATGGTCCTAGACTTTACGGGATTATCGGACGAAGAAATCACAATTATGTGGCGTATGTGTTCCAGATGGTGCCAGAGAACAAACTTCAAACTTGATTTTGAGCTTCCAAAGTTAGCTTCCAGAATCTACTGCAAATCAAGTCGCACGATGCCCAATTTCCTCGAAGTGGAAGAGGTCCGAACTCGAAATCCAAAACGTATCCCCAAATCTAGTCAGATATGGGATCTCATTGTCAAATATGTTAGAAGAAACCGATTAGAGCTGCAGGCTCGTTCATCTTGCTTAGTGATTAGTCACATAATGCTCTCGTTACTTCCGGATACGTTGGAAGGCTTGTCGTTCTTGCTGGAAAGAGTAGAAATACACCTTCCTTCTCTCTTCTCATTAAGACAATTATCTTCTGACAAAGAGGAAAACGAAAGAATGTTGAATGATTGGAGACAGATTGAGAAGTATCCCGCgatcatcttcaattatGGTCTCTTTGTTGCGAACTGCTTTCCAATTGGATTAATGAAACGGGAATTATTCCCAACCGAAGGAGTACACGAGAAAGACTTGGTGAATGCTATGGTGTCTTACGCCACGGGTATTGGAGTGGCAAGCTTTGATAATTCGAATCTATTTGTTTCATACCCAAATTTGGTAGATACAAAAAATAGGGTGTTTGCAGTCAAAGCAAatgtggaagaagaaaagggGTATCTGGTTGAAAACGACATAGTAAGCTCTTTTGGCTTTCCATGTTTCGGTAACCCATACTTGTTTCACCCCCTACATACGTTTAAAAATGAGATTGAGCAAGGAACACCACATGAAGGAGAGTTCATGTTGAAAAAAccaaaaattgaaaacaatAAATGTATCTTGAACCTCATCGATGCTTGGAGTTACGCATGGACTTATCGTATTGGTGGTTATGATTGTCATATTGAAATCGACAACTCTCATCTTTTCAAAGCATTTGCACCCAATGAGTCTTCTTGGACTGTGATCTATCTTGTGAATAAAAAAAAGACAGATAATTTAGTGGAGTCTAAGGTCACAATTACCAAAAtcgaaaagagaaagaattccttcttcaagctACAAGACTTTACAAAGCCAGATTTTCTGCCTTCATGCGTAGAGGTTGTTGTCAAAAAGAAATATCCAATAGACACCAATAAAAGTGTACAGAAACTCCAGAATTGGGACAATATTCTTGATGGAGCAAAGAATTTGAAGGGTTGA
- a CDS encoding predicted protein, producing the protein MFRNSVRSFSVAVPRSNKSPRFVTTLKEASKPALEKSRPITKPIGLESPVLLNHKLGDTYSLTNIKQELFSSEAKERRQKKLDYEIRHSPFYETKSFRNTNGKIFTPPISFFKKDKALYFPDFISSTLDGQSRSLYEILADKVSIVRLYSTVSGEQCSHSYFKVDGKDYAQGDYGVFEENHPQSQIIDINIPQNWMKGFLLGLSKSNIKKTISPQRHNKYFILPDHIFQYSLREKLMCDNMCSGYIYLLDHNGKLRWATSGYANDEELALMWKCVRGLEKELSSLKD; encoded by the coding sequence ATGTTCAGAAACTCCGTCAGACTGTTCAGCGTGGCTGTTCCACGCCTGAACAAGAGTCCTCGTTTCGTCACGACGCTCAAAGAAGCATCCAAACCTGCTCTTGAAAAGTCTAGACCCATCACAAAACCCATAGGCTTGGAGTCTCCAGTACTCTTGAACCACAAGCTTGGAGACACCTATTCGTTGACGAACATTAAACAGGAATTGTTCAGTTCGGAGgcaaaagaaagaagacagaAAAAGCTCGACTACGAGATCAGACACTCGCCGTTCTATGAAACAAAGTCGTTCAGAAACACTAATGGTAAGATCTTCACCCCACCGAtctcatttttcaaaaaggACAAAGCTCTATATTTCCCCGACTTCATCTCGAGCACTTTGGATGGCCAGTCGAGGAGTTTATACGAAATTTTAGCTGACAAAGTCAGCATTGTTAGATTGTATTCCACAGTTTCTGGCGAACAGTGCAGTCATTCGTATTTCAAAGTTGACGGCAAGGACTATGCACAGGGAGATTATGGAGTTTTTGAGGAGAATCATCCACAGAGCCAGATTATCGACATTAACATTCCCCAGAACTGGATGAAGGGATTCTTGTTGGGTCTTTCCAAATCCAACATCAAAAAGACCATTTCTCCTCAGAGACACAACAAGTACTTCATTCTTCCAGACCATATCTTCCAGTACAGCTTGCGCGAAAAATTGATGTGCGATAATATGTGCTCGGGCTATATCTACCTATTGGACCACAACGGGAAGCTCCGTTGGGCCACGAGTGGTTATGCCAATGACGAGGAATTGGCTTTGATGTGGAAGTGCGTGAGAGGCTTGGAAAAGGAGTTGAGTAGTCTTAAGGATTGA